From the genome of Segatella hominis, one region includes:
- a CDS encoding LTA synthase family protein — protein MKRYFKVLGYLLSVHVLALLVMTLFRLVEFIALHGMIVDAGASRVMAFVKGVWFDNVIACYISVLPVAVLLVAASLGWCHRRLLRGINIWYAAWFAIAFMPSAANTPYFQYFFKNINSSIFGWFGYVATTSGMLLQESSYWLYIALYFVFTGVFIYALIRLRRYYEGLFLLPKDNMHLVQVGARFLISLALVGACLFGIRGRMGYNPIKVSQAYYCEDSFLNQLGINPAFNLLTSALDDMRKENKELHLMTYAEAITNTRQWLGIAGKVDSTNILKREVVNDSLMMKKNHPNVVVILMESMSANLLGTFGNQQPLTPTLDSLYHHSLAFTHFYSAGIHTNHGMTATLYSFPALMFRNLMKGTVTPRRKGIATVLKKYGYENMFFMTHEAQYDNMKAFFQTNGYDDIFSQENYPKSEVVNSFGVSDHFEMGYALNTINQKAKTGKPFMATILTVSNHPPYIIPDFFKPKTKEKETQIVEYADWAIGDFLKKASREPWYKNTIFLILADHGKLVGKSEGELPQSYNHIPLIIFGPGVPQQQYAGLGMQVDVMPTLFGLMNLNYEYEGFGVDLLKQQRPMVFYSADNQIVARDHQRCFVYNPSMNRSFCYDVLPNGNLKETKQESKFQDLKNYVFSNIQAAEYIERHQQ, from the coding sequence ATGAAACGATATTTTAAGGTCTTGGGTTATCTCCTTTCAGTGCATGTATTGGCATTGCTGGTGATGACTCTGTTCAGATTGGTGGAATTTATCGCCCTGCATGGCATGATAGTAGATGCAGGGGCGAGTAGGGTGATGGCATTTGTCAAGGGTGTATGGTTTGACAATGTCATCGCTTGTTATATTTCGGTATTGCCTGTGGCTGTGCTCCTTGTTGCTGCCAGCCTGGGGTGGTGTCATCGCCGTTTGCTGCGTGGCATCAACATCTGGTATGCGGCATGGTTTGCCATCGCCTTCATGCCTTCGGCAGCCAATACCCCTTATTTCCAGTATTTCTTCAAGAACATCAATTCCAGCATCTTCGGGTGGTTCGGCTATGTAGCCACCACATCGGGCATGCTCTTGCAGGAGTCTTCCTACTGGCTCTATATCGCCCTCTATTTCGTGTTCACGGGGGTGTTTATCTATGCGCTTATCCGCCTGCGCCGCTACTACGAGGGACTCTTCCTTCTGCCTAAGGACAATATGCACCTGGTGCAGGTGGGAGCACGTTTCCTCATTTCCCTGGCTCTGGTAGGTGCCTGCCTTTTCGGCATCCGTGGCAGAATGGGCTATAACCCTATCAAGGTGAGCCAGGCTTATTATTGCGAGGATTCTTTCCTCAACCAGCTCGGCATCAATCCGGCATTCAATCTCCTTACTTCTGCGCTCGACGATATGCGCAAGGAGAACAAGGAGTTGCATCTCATGACATACGCTGAGGCTATTACGAATACCCGCCAGTGGCTGGGTATCGCGGGAAAGGTGGATAGCACGAATATTCTGAAACGTGAGGTGGTGAACGATTCCCTGATGATGAAGAAGAATCATCCTAACGTGGTGGTAATATTGATGGAGTCGATGTCGGCAAACCTGCTGGGCACTTTCGGCAATCAGCAGCCGCTCACCCCAACGCTCGATTCGCTCTATCATCATTCCCTGGCGTTCACCCACTTCTATAGTGCCGGCATCCATACCAACCATGGCATGACGGCTACGCTCTACAGCTTCCCTGCTCTCATGTTCCGCAACCTGATGAAGGGAACGGTAACTCCACGCCGCAAGGGTATCGCCACGGTGTTGAAGAAGTATGGCTACGAGAACATGTTCTTCATGACTCACGAGGCACAGTATGACAACATGAAGGCTTTCTTCCAGACCAATGGCTACGATGACATCTTCTCTCAGGAGAACTATCCTAAGAGCGAGGTGGTGAACAGCTTTGGCGTGAGCGACCATTTCGAGATGGGCTATGCCCTCAACACCATCAACCAGAAGGCGAAGACGGGCAAGCCTTTCATGGCTACCATCCTCACCGTGAGCAATCATCCGCCATATATCATTCCTGATTTCTTCAAGCCGAAGACCAAGGAGAAGGAAACGCAGATAGTGGAGTATGCCGACTGGGCGATAGGCGATTTTCTGAAGAAGGCAAGCCGGGAGCCTTGGTATAAGAACACGATATTCCTGATTCTGGCAGATCATGGCAAGCTGGTGGGTAAGAGCGAGGGCGAGTTGCCGCAGTCTTACAACCATATTCCGCTCATCATCTTTGGTCCGGGCGTTCCGCAGCAACAGTATGCCGGTTTGGGTATGCAGGTAGATGTAATGCCTACGCTTTTCGGCTTGATGAATCTGAATTATGAGTACGAGGGCTTCGGTGTGGATCTGCTGAAGCAGCAGCGCCCGATGGTATTCTATTCGGCAGATAACCAGATTGTAGCAAGAGACCATCAGCGTTGCTTCGTCTATAATCCGTCGATGAACCGCAGTTTCTGCTATGATGTGTTGCCGAATGGCAATCTGAAGGAAACCAAGCAGGAATCTAAGTTCCAGGATTTGAAGAACTATGTCTTCTCGAATATCCAGGCAGCAGAGTATATTGAGCGACATCAGCAATAA
- a CDS encoding AAA family ATPase, whose protein sequence is MRKSKEAPFVFGVRVEGDSFTDRREETERLKANFTYGVNTILISPRRMGKTSLVDKVCSLVESEDIRIARIDAFGCRSENDFINAFATAVVRATSSKWEEWMENAKVFLSRFVPKISIGQDPLTDFSLALEYNTGNNTTEEVLRLPEMIARSKGCHIVVCIDEFQQIGDFPDSLTFQKKLRSVWQLQSHVSYCLYGSKKHMMEQMFQNASYPFYRFGDFFYLNKISEKDWVEYICQRFESTGKHISEELAREICLVTDRYSSYVQQLAWFVWLRVQDDSVATEEDLKYGIDRLLDACEPLFIQQTEDLSAYQMNFLHAIINGVHTGFTQTAILETYRLGTAANVTRLKKSLMVKDLITIPAPKHLEMSDPILALWLKRRVWKES, encoded by the coding sequence ATGAGAAAAAGTAAAGAAGCTCCGTTTGTGTTCGGTGTTCGTGTGGAGGGAGATTCCTTTACCGACCGTAGAGAGGAAACAGAACGCCTGAAGGCGAACTTTACGTATGGAGTGAATACGATATTGATTTCGCCTCGTCGTATGGGTAAGACTTCATTGGTGGATAAGGTGTGTTCGCTTGTAGAGAGCGAAGACATCAGGATAGCTCGTATAGATGCCTTTGGCTGTCGCTCTGAGAATGATTTTATCAATGCTTTTGCCACGGCCGTGGTTCGGGCTACTTCTTCAAAATGGGAAGAATGGATGGAGAATGCCAAGGTGTTCTTAAGCCGTTTCGTTCCGAAAATCAGTATCGGACAAGATCCTTTAACTGATTTCTCTTTGGCGTTGGAGTATAATACAGGTAACAATACTACCGAAGAGGTTTTGAGACTTCCGGAAATGATAGCTCGGTCTAAAGGTTGTCATATCGTAGTCTGCATCGATGAATTTCAGCAGATAGGCGATTTCCCTGATTCATTGACCTTCCAGAAGAAGCTCCGTAGCGTATGGCAATTACAGAGCCATGTATCTTACTGTCTTTATGGAAGCAAGAAACACATGATGGAACAGATGTTCCAGAATGCCAGTTACCCATTCTATCGCTTTGGAGATTTCTTCTATCTGAACAAGATAAGCGAGAAAGACTGGGTGGAGTATATCTGTCAGCGTTTCGAATCTACCGGCAAGCATATCTCGGAAGAGTTGGCTCGTGAAATCTGTCTGGTAACAGACAGATATTCTTCTTATGTACAGCAGTTGGCATGGTTTGTATGGTTGCGAGTACAGGATGATTCTGTAGCTACAGAAGAGGACTTGAAATATGGAATAGACAGGTTGCTGGATGCTTGCGAGCCCTTGTTTATCCAGCAGACCGAAGACCTTTCTGCCTATCAGATGAATTTTCTGCATGCTATTATCAATGGAGTACATACAGGTTTCACGCAGACAGCGATATTGGAAACCTATCGCCTAGGTACTGCCGCCAATGTAACTCGTCTTAAGAAGTCCTTGATGGTGAAAGATCTGATTACGATTCCTGCTCCTAAGCATCTGGAAATGAGTGACCCCATCTTGGCGTTGTGGCTCAAGAGAAGAGTTTGGAAGGAATCATAA
- a CDS encoding helix-hairpin-helix domain-containing protein: MKNAIYYRCMLVVLFLVNSIQVSDAQSWQEYLEQLSEQEEYEDMNWESYEDVLEGYAENPINLNTATKEELEQFPFLSAQQIEDIQAYIYQYGEMKSLGELAMIESISWYERQLLCCFVYAGEVKRRSFPSFSQIAKYGKHETVAAVKVPLYERKGDKDGYWGYPYKHWLRYQFHYSDYVKMGFVASQDAGEPFFGGKNNLGYDFYSYYLQIRKWGKLKNLTLGKYRLREGMGLILNNDFGFGKLSMLSSLGRMGTSIRTHSSRYAANYLQGVAATLNVCKGLDVSAFLSYRKIDATVKKDSISTIVTTGMHRTEKEIEKQGIASAFLLGGNLHYTKNGFHIGATGICYSYSLPLHPNKSQLYKRFAPEGKNFWNASIDYGYISHRLTLQGEVATGDCGVVATVNTASYLLSEQFSVLALYRFYPYCYYAIYSNSYSAGSSVQDESGCYVGLRWSPSSKWVCDIYGDVAYFAWPKYRMKGSSYAMDYLASIIFQPSRSLRLGARYQYKQKYDVTTQRARLYCGIEKGAWSSKTQVDATFLSQNYGMMVNESMEYRFRWLRLNAFLGYFRTKDYESRVYAFEPGLLYTMSFGSYFGEGIRCGLRAKAEIGKHWVLVCKGAMTKYFDRNHISSGLQQINGSAQTDLEIQVKWKF, translated from the coding sequence ATGAAGAATGCAATCTATTATAGGTGTATGTTAGTGGTACTGTTTCTGGTGAATAGTATCCAGGTAAGTGATGCCCAATCTTGGCAGGAATACCTTGAACAACTCAGTGAACAGGAGGAATATGAGGATATGAATTGGGAAAGCTATGAAGATGTTCTGGAGGGATATGCTGAAAATCCGATCAATCTCAATACCGCTACCAAGGAAGAGCTGGAACAGTTTCCCTTCCTCTCTGCCCAACAGATAGAGGATATCCAGGCCTACATCTATCAATATGGTGAGATGAAAAGTCTGGGTGAACTGGCGATGATAGAAAGTATCAGTTGGTATGAGCGGCAGTTGCTTTGTTGTTTTGTCTATGCCGGGGAAGTGAAGAGGCGTTCTTTCCCTTCTTTTTCCCAAATAGCAAAATATGGAAAGCATGAAACGGTGGCTGCCGTAAAGGTTCCTCTTTATGAGCGAAAGGGAGACAAGGATGGGTATTGGGGTTATCCTTATAAGCATTGGTTGCGTTATCAGTTTCATTATAGTGACTATGTAAAGATGGGCTTTGTGGCTTCGCAGGATGCGGGAGAGCCGTTTTTTGGTGGTAAGAACAACTTGGGTTATGATTTTTATTCCTATTATCTGCAGATACGGAAATGGGGCAAGTTGAAAAATCTGACTTTGGGTAAGTATCGTCTTCGGGAAGGTATGGGACTGATATTAAATAATGATTTCGGTTTCGGAAAACTCTCCATGCTCTCGTCATTGGGGCGCATGGGAACTTCCATTCGCACACATTCTTCAAGATATGCTGCTAATTATCTGCAAGGAGTTGCAGCCACGCTGAATGTTTGCAAGGGATTGGATGTGAGTGCCTTTCTATCTTACCGCAAAATAGATGCTACGGTAAAGAAAGATTCTATTTCAACGATTGTAACTACAGGAATGCATCGCACGGAGAAGGAAATCGAGAAGCAAGGCATCGCTTCTGCTTTTCTGTTGGGCGGTAATCTGCATTATACTAAGAATGGCTTTCATATCGGTGCTACGGGCATCTGTTATTCTTATTCCTTGCCGCTTCATCCCAATAAATCCCAACTCTATAAGCGCTTTGCTCCCGAAGGCAAGAACTTTTGGAATGCAAGTATCGACTATGGTTATATTTCTCATCGGCTCACGCTGCAGGGAGAGGTGGCGACGGGAGATTGTGGAGTAGTAGCTACGGTCAATACGGCGAGTTATCTGCTTTCAGAACAGTTTTCGGTCTTGGCTCTTTATCGTTTTTATCCTTATTGTTATTATGCAATATACAGTAATAGCTATAGTGCTGGCAGCAGCGTGCAGGATGAAAGTGGCTGCTATGTGGGACTGCGATGGTCGCCTTCTTCTAAATGGGTATGTGATATTTATGGGGATGTGGCTTATTTTGCCTGGCCGAAATATCGAATGAAGGGGAGTTCTTATGCGATGGATTATTTGGCGAGCATCATCTTCCAGCCTTCCCGCTCTCTCCGTCTTGGCGCCCGTTATCAGTATAAGCAGAAATATGATGTTACTACGCAGCGAGCCCGCCTGTATTGTGGAATCGAAAAAGGAGCATGGAGCAGTAAAACTCAGGTGGATGCCACCTTCCTGTCGCAAAACTACGGAATGATGGTCAATGAATCTATGGAATATCGCTTTCGGTGGCTGAGGCTGAATGCTTTCTTGGGCTATTTCCGTACCAAGGATTATGAGAGTCGTGTCTATGCTTTTGAACCGGGATTGCTTTATACGATGAGTTTCGGTAGTTATTTTGGTGAAGGTATCCGATGTGGACTGCGGGCGAAGGCTGAAATCGGAAAGCATTGGGTGCTGGTTTGCAAGGGAGCCATGACGAAATATTTCGACCGCAATCATATTTCGTCAGGATTACAACAAATCAATGGCTCTGCTCAGACTGATTTGGAAATTCAGGTGAAATGGAAGTTCTGA
- a CDS encoding ArnT family glycosyltransferase, which produces MNIKYNKALWIVTILAIVMLVPFLGLTEFNTKGEPREAVVAYTMLEHGNWILPINNGGDIPYKPPFFHWCIAFFSLFAGHVSEFTSRLPSAVSLILMTIGGFIFFAKRKDTQTSLIAAILTLTAFEVHRAGINCRVDMVNTAFMVGAMYLLYRWWEKGKHQLPWLAILCMSGATLTKGPVGIILPCFVMGVFMLTQRENFWGIVWRMAATAVLSLIIPFCWYYAAYLQGGNEFLELVKEENIDRFMGKMAYESHENPAWYNLLTLITGWLPYTLLLLFSLFILPWKKFSKSKFVENAKKATSLQVFTWLAFLLVLFFYCIPKSKRSVYLLPCYPFMAYLIAEYIVWMMKEKMGAFKVYGGVIASLAILLIVARIAVSCGLIPDTIFHGRHAAENAAMLHALEKGPQSIAEGIGYLFFILCIYGIYATFQSLRRNHTGSIVGHTLITIISLFLILDSTLQPTVLNTKADKRWAPVIEKKFDTSKLYSYMSIDMLHFFSLNFYLGDKIQQFDKTLPQDGIVMVSNDDIQIFTEKYGRNYTFEKVWEIPRTAETRCPVGFYRFVKTSANLACN; this is translated from the coding sequence ATGAACATCAAGTACAACAAAGCCCTGTGGATTGTCACCATCCTTGCTATCGTGATGCTGGTTCCTTTCCTCGGGCTTACCGAATTCAATACCAAGGGAGAGCCTCGCGAGGCTGTAGTTGCCTACACCATGCTGGAGCATGGCAACTGGATATTGCCTATCAATAATGGAGGCGATATTCCTTACAAACCACCATTCTTCCACTGGTGCATCGCCTTCTTCTCGCTCTTTGCCGGACACGTAAGCGAATTCACATCCCGTCTGCCGTCTGCTGTATCGCTGATATTGATGACCATCGGCGGCTTTATATTCTTTGCCAAGCGCAAGGATACCCAGACGAGTCTCATCGCAGCCATCCTCACGCTGACTGCTTTCGAAGTGCATCGTGCAGGAATCAACTGCCGTGTGGATATGGTGAACACCGCCTTCATGGTGGGAGCCATGTATCTGCTCTACCGTTGGTGGGAAAAGGGAAAACATCAACTGCCCTGGCTTGCCATCCTCTGCATGAGTGGCGCCACGCTGACCAAGGGACCAGTAGGCATCATCCTGCCTTGTTTTGTGATGGGTGTCTTCATGCTCACACAGAGAGAAAATTTCTGGGGCATCGTCTGGCGAATGGCAGCAACTGCGGTACTCTCTCTCATCATCCCATTCTGCTGGTACTATGCCGCCTATCTCCAGGGTGGCAACGAGTTCCTGGAACTGGTAAAGGAAGAGAATATCGACCGCTTTATGGGAAAGATGGCCTACGAGTCGCATGAAAACCCTGCCTGGTACAATCTGCTTACGCTCATCACCGGTTGGCTGCCTTATACCTTATTATTATTGTTCTCTCTCTTTATCCTGCCCTGGAAGAAATTCTCCAAGAGTAAGTTTGTAGAGAATGCGAAAAAGGCTACCTCGCTCCAGGTATTCACCTGGCTTGCTTTCCTCCTGGTACTCTTCTTCTACTGCATCCCGAAGAGCAAGCGAAGCGTTTACCTGCTGCCTTGCTATCCGTTCATGGCTTATCTCATCGCTGAATACATCGTTTGGATGATGAAGGAGAAGATGGGAGCATTCAAGGTATATGGAGGGGTAATAGCATCGCTCGCCATCCTGCTTATCGTAGCAAGAATCGCAGTTTCATGCGGATTGATACCTGACACTATCTTCCACGGCAGACATGCAGCAGAAAACGCAGCCATGCTCCATGCTTTGGAAAAAGGACCTCAGAGTATCGCAGAAGGCATAGGATATCTGTTCTTCATATTGTGCATTTATGGCATTTATGCTACGTTCCAATCACTCCGCAGGAATCATACTGGCAGCATCGTAGGTCATACGTTGATTACCATCATCAGCCTCTTCTTGATACTGGACTCTACGCTTCAGCCAACTGTGCTCAACACCAAGGCCGACAAGCGCTGGGCACCAGTAATAGAAAAGAAGTTTGATACATCCAAGCTCTATTCCTACATGTCAATCGATATGCTCCACTTCTTCAGCCTCAACTTCTATTTAGGCGACAAGATCCAGCAGTTCGACAAGACACTTCCACAAGACGGCATCGTGATGGTATCAAATGATGATATCCAGATTTTCACGGAGAAATATGGCAGGAATTATACTTTCGAAAAGGTATGGGAGATTCCGAGAACTGCAGAAACCCGCTGCCCCGTAGGTTTCTACCGTTTCGTGAAAACAAGCGCTAATTTGGCTTGCAACTAA
- a CDS encoding glycosyltransferase family 2 protein: MKINIVIPCYNEQEVLPKTLEVLGNLVAKIKAETGAETNLLLVDDGSRDTTWQLIREGAEKHSYVRGIKLSHNRGHQNALWAGMEASIDHCDAMVSIDADLQDDENVIIDMVRQVQEGKDIIYGVRKERKTDTFFKRFTAQAFYKLMQSVDKETVYNHADFRMMTNRTLKALMQYPERNLFLRAIVRQLGFQEGFVYYDRKAREAGESKYPLTKMLSFSIDGITSFSVAPLRFITFVGLLMTLVSFIMIIFALIEHFQGKTIQGWTSLLVSLWFIGGIITTGVGVTGVYIGKIYTEVKRRPRYFIEERV; this comes from the coding sequence ATGAAAATAAACATCGTAATACCTTGCTATAATGAGCAGGAGGTTTTGCCTAAGACCCTGGAAGTTTTGGGGAATTTGGTGGCGAAAATCAAGGCAGAGACGGGTGCTGAAACCAATTTGCTATTGGTGGATGACGGCAGTCGCGATACTACCTGGCAACTCATCCGGGAAGGGGCAGAAAAACATTCGTACGTGAGAGGAATCAAACTTTCTCATAACCGAGGGCACCAGAATGCACTCTGGGCAGGTATGGAGGCTTCCATCGACCATTGTGATGCGATGGTGAGCATCGATGCGGATCTGCAGGATGATGAGAATGTAATCATCGATATGGTGCGCCAGGTGCAGGAAGGCAAAGATATCATCTATGGTGTGCGCAAGGAGCGTAAGACAGATACTTTCTTTAAGCGCTTTACCGCCCAGGCTTTTTATAAGCTGATGCAGAGTGTGGATAAGGAGACGGTTTACAATCATGCCGACTTCCGTATGATGACGAATCGCACGCTGAAGGCGCTGATGCAGTATCCAGAGCGCAATCTTTTCTTGCGTGCCATTGTTCGCCAACTCGGTTTCCAGGAGGGCTTTGTTTATTACGACCGCAAGGCGCGTGAGGCAGGCGAGAGTAAATATCCGCTTACCAAGATGCTGAGTTTCAGTATCGATGGCATCACTTCATTCTCTGTAGCTCCTTTGCGTTTCATCACCTTTGTAGGATTGCTGATGACATTGGTGTCTTTCATCATGATTATCTTTGCGCTGATAGAACATTTCCAGGGCAAGACGATACAGGGTTGGACTTCCTTGCTTGTTTCCCTCTGGTTCATCGGTGGCATTATCACTACTGGCGTGGGTGTTACAGGTGTCTATATCGGAAAAATCTATACCGAGGTAAAACGCAGACCGAGATATTTTATCGAGGAAAGAGTATAA